A genomic segment from Thermostichus lividus PCC 6715 encodes:
- the groES gene encoding co-chaperone GroES, producing MAAVSLSVSTVKPLGDRIFVKVSESEERTAGGILLPDNAREKPQVGEVTAVGPGKLNDDGKRQPMDVKVGDKVLYSKYAGTEVKLAGEDYVLLSEKDILAVVA from the coding sequence ATGGCAGCCGTATCTCTAAGTGTTTCAACTGTAAAGCCTTTGGGCGATCGCATTTTTGTCAAAGTCAGCGAAAGTGAAGAACGCACGGCTGGGGGCATCTTGCTGCCCGACAACGCCCGCGAAAAACCCCAAGTGGGTGAAGTCACCGCCGTTGGCCCTGGCAAACTAAACGACGACGGCAAACGCCAGCCAATGGATGTGAAAGTGGGCGACAAAGTGCTGTACTCCAAGTATGCCGGTACCGAAGTCAAGCTAGCCGGTGAAGACTACGTTCTGCTTTCGGAAAAAGACATTCTGGCAGTGGTTGCCTAA
- a CDS encoding ammonium transporter, producing MKLRSVSRRWLRLNHPLSCLLYLPLRRTLLVFAGMIGVLSATAALGQDTAASSDIPEAVAVVLNTLWVLFAGVLVFFMNAGFGMLETGFCRAKNAVNLLSKNLIVFALSSISFWSIGFALMFGDGNAFMGLSGFFLLGSDNSPATENYSGVYDALSWAAVPLYAKFFFQLVFAGTAATIVSGAVAERIKFYAFFVFSLLLVGISYPITGHWIWGGGWLQKMGMWDFAGSTVVHSVGGWAALMGAALLGPRLGRYMEDGSVAAIPGHNFAIATLGCLILWLGWFGFNPGSTMTADPLAIAHITVATNMAAAFGGVTATVVSTLYFGKPDLSMIINGILAGLVAITAPCAFVTLESAILIGIIAGIIIVFSVVIVDRLKIDDPVGAISVHLVNGIWGTLAVGLFADGPGKLYEDGPLKGLLWSGDVTQLWHQLVGVLAVGGFTVLFSTAAWLLLKVTMGIRVSPEEEIEGLDIGEHGMEAYAGFLFREEVKGFVDLLKRMSGSGR from the coding sequence ATGAAGCTGCGCTCTGTGTCCCGTCGTTGGTTGCGTTTGAACCATCCCTTGAGTTGTTTGCTGTACCTACCCCTGCGCCGTACCCTGCTGGTGTTTGCTGGGATGATTGGGGTGCTCTCGGCAACGGCTGCCCTTGGCCAAGATACTGCCGCCTCGAGCGATATTCCCGAAGCCGTGGCGGTGGTGCTCAATACGCTCTGGGTTCTTTTTGCAGGGGTGTTGGTATTCTTCATGAACGCGGGCTTCGGTATGCTGGAGACCGGCTTTTGTCGAGCTAAGAACGCAGTCAACCTCCTCTCAAAAAATCTCATCGTCTTTGCCCTCTCCAGCATTTCCTTTTGGTCCATTGGGTTTGCCCTCATGTTTGGGGATGGCAACGCCTTCATGGGTTTGAGTGGTTTCTTTTTGCTAGGCTCCGATAACAGCCCCGCCACGGAAAACTACAGCGGAGTTTACGACGCTCTGAGTTGGGCAGCAGTCCCCTTGTACGCCAAGTTCTTTTTCCAACTGGTGTTTGCCGGTACAGCCGCCACCATCGTCTCAGGGGCAGTTGCTGAGCGCATTAAGTTCTATGCTTTTTTTGTCTTTAGCTTGTTGTTGGTGGGGATCTCCTACCCAATTACCGGTCACTGGATTTGGGGTGGGGGTTGGTTGCAGAAGATGGGAATGTGGGACTTTGCGGGTTCAACGGTGGTTCACTCCGTCGGTGGTTGGGCGGCCTTGATGGGGGCAGCACTGCTTGGGCCGCGCTTAGGCCGCTATATGGAAGACGGCTCAGTGGCGGCGATCCCTGGCCATAATTTTGCCATTGCTACCCTTGGTTGCTTAATTTTGTGGTTAGGGTGGTTTGGCTTTAACCCGGGCTCGACCATGACCGCAGATCCACTGGCGATCGCCCACATTACGGTCGCAACCAATATGGCCGCCGCCTTTGGTGGGGTTACGGCAACGGTAGTCTCCACCTTGTACTTTGGTAAGCCGGATCTCTCAATGATCATTAACGGCATTCTGGCAGGCTTAGTCGCCATTACTGCCCCCTGTGCCTTTGTTACCCTTGAGAGTGCCATTCTCATCGGGATCATCGCGGGTATCATCATTGTGTTTTCAGTGGTTATTGTGGATCGTCTCAAAATCGATGATCCGGTCGGTGCCATTTCCGTCCATTTGGTCAATGGTATTTGGGGCACCTTGGCGGTGGGTCTATTTGCCGATGGCCCAGGGAAGCTCTACGAAGACGGTCCCCTTAAGGGGTTACTGTGGAGCGGGGATGTGACCCAACTGTGGCATCAGTTAGTGGGAGTGCTAGCAGTAGGGGGCTTTACAGTACTCTTTAGTACGGCAGCTTGGCTATTACTGAAGGTAACGATGGGGATTCGCGTGTCTCCAGAGGAAGAAATCGAGGGGTTGGATATTGGCGAGCACGGGATGGAAGCCTACGCCGGGTTCCTATTCCGCGAAGAGGTCAAGGGCTTTGTGGATCTGCTGAAACGGATGTCTGGGAGTGGCCGCTAG
- the moaA gene encoding GTP 3',8-cyclase MoaA — translation MVMVASPPSQHLVDTHQRRIRKLRLSITDRCNLRCTYCMPTDATFMPPQHYLTVAEYATIVAELVALGVEAVRLTGGEPLLRSEFPEILAALAAVGVPDLSLTTNGLRLSSYLGVLAEYGVRRLNISLDSLDSHTFATITHGQQLEVVKGAIARAVNEGFQVKLNMVVMQGVNDHELVSMVEYAKSLGIEVRFLELMRIGYACHLPHSQFISAAAMIRQLQGHYDLQPVPRPQDATSFNFVTACGAQIGFIASESQPFCHHCSRWRLSADGVLRACLFKEAGVALRGLDAQARQEAYQQVLGMKPAIRAAEVHHAMYQIGG, via the coding sequence ATGGTTATGGTTGCCAGTCCCCCAAGCCAACACCTTGTAGATACTCACCAGCGGCGCATTCGCAAGCTCCGTCTCTCGATTACCGATCGCTGCAATTTGCGCTGTACGTACTGTATGCCAACAGACGCAACCTTTATGCCGCCACAGCATTACCTGACGGTGGCGGAATACGCGACCATTGTGGCAGAACTGGTTGCCCTAGGGGTGGAGGCGGTGCGGCTGACGGGGGGAGAGCCACTGCTGCGTTCAGAATTTCCTGAAATTCTCGCGGCGTTAGCAGCGGTGGGGGTGCCAGACTTGAGCTTGACCACCAATGGCCTGCGTTTATCTAGTTATTTAGGTGTGTTGGCAGAGTATGGAGTACGGCGGCTGAACATCAGTTTAGATAGCCTTGATTCGCACACCTTTGCAACCATTACCCATGGACAACAGTTGGAGGTGGTGAAAGGGGCGATCGCCCGTGCGGTGAACGAAGGGTTTCAGGTCAAGCTCAACATGGTGGTGATGCAGGGGGTCAACGATCACGAGCTAGTTTCGATGGTGGAATACGCAAAATCCCTAGGGATTGAGGTACGGTTTTTGGAGCTAATGCGCATTGGTTATGCCTGTCATCTACCCCATAGTCAATTTATCAGTGCGGCAGCGATGATTCGCCAACTCCAAGGTCACTACGATCTGCAACCTGTGCCCCGTCCCCAAGATGCCACGTCCTTTAACTTTGTCACCGCCTGTGGTGCCCAGATTGGGTTCATTGCCTCAGAGTCGCAGCCTTTTTGTCATCACTGTTCACGCTGGCGACTCTCGGCGGATGGGGTTCTGCGGGCATGTTTATTCAAAGAAGCGGGGGTCGCTCTGCGAGGGCTGGATGCTCAGGCACGACAAGAGGCCTATCAACAAGTTCTTGGCATGAAACCGGCGATTCGGGCTGCTGAAGTTCACCATGCCATGTATCAGATCGGAGGTTAG
- a CDS encoding carbohydrate ABC transporter permease, with protein MAARFRTVGLSLLLGLGAVLLLSPLIVVVCTSGWPAGALPSQLLPPQGWTWQSYQSAWAQGHFIRAFANSTLVALAVTACQLFTSALAGYALARLQFRGQQLILVLMLATLVIPFQLLVIPIFLILKAGHLINTYGALILPTAANGFGVFLMRQFFLTLPVALEEAAFLDGASRWQVLWHILLPLSRPALVTLFIFTFIGEWNDLFKPLVFTTKPELVTVQLALANFQEQFTNDWPLMMAAAVIATVPVIVLFALGQRQLIRGIATTGLKS; from the coding sequence GTGGCCGCTAGGTTCCGCACTGTTGGGTTATCACTGCTGTTGGGGCTAGGCGCCGTGCTGCTGCTGAGTCCCTTAATCGTTGTGGTGTGTACCTCCGGCTGGCCTGCGGGTGCACTTCCTAGCCAACTGCTGCCGCCTCAGGGGTGGACATGGCAGAGCTACCAAAGCGCTTGGGCGCAGGGGCATTTTATCCGTGCCTTTGCTAACTCTACCCTAGTGGCATTGGCGGTAACGGCCTGCCAGCTATTTACGTCCGCGTTGGCGGGCTACGCCTTAGCGCGCTTACAGTTTCGCGGCCAGCAGTTGATTCTGGTGCTGATGCTGGCAACGCTGGTTATTCCCTTTCAACTGCTGGTGATCCCAATCTTTTTGATCTTGAAGGCAGGCCATCTGATTAATACCTACGGCGCGTTAATTCTACCAACGGCTGCCAATGGCTTCGGGGTCTTTCTGATGCGGCAATTCTTCTTGACCTTGCCCGTGGCACTTGAGGAAGCAGCGTTCTTGGATGGCGCTAGCCGCTGGCAGGTGCTGTGGCATATTTTGCTGCCCCTGAGTCGGCCTGCCCTCGTCACGCTATTTATCTTTACTTTCATTGGCGAGTGGAATGACCTGTTTAAGCCCTTGGTGTTTACGACGAAACCGGAACTGGTGACGGTGCAGCTTGCCTTGGCGAACTTTCAGGAACAGTTTACAAATGACTGGCCGCTGATGATGGCCGCAGCCGTGATTGCTACGGTGCCGGTGATTGTGTTGTTTGCCCTTGGCCAGCGACAGTTGATTCGCGGCATTGCCACGACTGGCCTGAAGTCCTAG
- the ispD gene encoding 2-C-methyl-D-erythritol 4-phosphate cytidylyltransferase: MHILIPAAGMGKRMGAAQNKLRLSVLGQPLLAWTLQAVAAVPAIEWIGIIGQPEDFPVWQTLITDLAIPQPILLIEGGDTRQASVYNGLRALPTHASHVLIHDGARCLATPALIERCVQALETYDGFVAAIPVKDTIKIVDAAGVVSQTPDRSTLWAAQTPQGFRVDYLLNGHATAVEQGWEVTDDAALFERLGHPVHIVMGEDTNLKITTPSDLPLAERILQHRWEHGLGSPYAKVSGQ; the protein is encoded by the coding sequence ATGCACATCCTCATTCCTGCGGCTGGAATGGGCAAGCGGATGGGAGCTGCCCAGAACAAATTACGCTTGAGCGTGCTAGGGCAACCGCTGCTGGCATGGACCCTACAGGCGGTTGCCGCTGTACCGGCCATTGAATGGATTGGCATCATTGGCCAGCCCGAGGATTTCCCGGTTTGGCAGACCCTCATTACCGATTTAGCCATTCCCCAACCTATCCTGCTGATCGAAGGGGGTGATACACGCCAAGCATCTGTATATAACGGCTTGCGCGCCCTGCCTACCCATGCCAGCCACGTCCTGATCCATGATGGTGCCCGCTGCTTGGCTACACCCGCCTTAATTGAGCGGTGCGTTCAGGCACTGGAGACCTATGACGGATTTGTGGCAGCGATACCTGTAAAAGACACGATTAAAATCGTGGATGCGGCTGGTGTCGTGAGCCAAACACCGGATCGCAGTACGCTGTGGGCAGCACAAACGCCGCAAGGGTTTCGGGTCGATTACCTCCTCAACGGTCATGCCACGGCGGTAGAGCAGGGCTGGGAGGTGACCGATGATGCCGCCTTATTTGAGCGACTCGGGCACCCCGTCCACATTGTCATGGGTGAAGACACCAACCTTAAAATTACAACTCCCAGCGATCTCCCCCTTGCAGAGCGCATCCTACAGCATCGCTGGGAGCATGGCTTGGGTTCCCCTTATGCCAAGGTTTCAGGGCAGTAG
- a CDS encoding aldo/keto reductase → MLYRRFGRTNLAMPVFSCGGMRYQFSWQDVPPSTIPAENQRNLEATIQRALDLGINHIETARGYGTSEVQLGKILPRLPREKLIVQTKVGPRANARDFRENLETSLQNLGLDYIDLLGIHGINLPEHLEQVLRPGGCLEVVRQFQAQGRIRFVGFSTHGSLEVIRQAIASDVFDYVNLHWYYINQQNWPAILDAHARDMGVFIISPADKGGMLYNPPPRLSQLCAPLSPMVFNDLFCLSHPQVHTLSVGAARPSDFEAHLEVLSLLNQAEMLLPPIVARLEQAAIERLGADWYHTWHHGLPPYHHTPGEVNIPTILWLWNLAQAYDLVDYARMRYNLLGNGGHWFPGANAAHVDQLDLSACLAKSPHRQAIPAILKSAHQLFAGAAQKRLSQA, encoded by the coding sequence ATGCTCTATCGTCGTTTTGGTCGCACTAATTTAGCCATGCCAGTGTTCTCCTGTGGGGGGATGCGCTATCAATTTTCATGGCAGGACGTGCCCCCTAGCACCATTCCGGCAGAGAATCAGCGGAATTTAGAAGCGACTATCCAGCGAGCTTTAGACCTCGGCATTAACCATATCGAAACGGCTCGTGGCTATGGTACCTCGGAAGTGCAGTTGGGCAAAATTTTGCCGCGCTTGCCCCGAGAAAAACTAATTGTGCAAACCAAGGTTGGGCCGCGAGCCAATGCCAGAGACTTTCGTGAGAATTTAGAAACCTCATTGCAGAATCTGGGGCTGGATTACATTGATTTGCTGGGCATCCACGGCATTAACTTACCGGAACACCTTGAACAGGTACTGCGACCGGGGGGATGCTTGGAGGTGGTGCGCCAGTTCCAAGCCCAAGGCCGTATCCGCTTTGTGGGGTTTTCTACCCACGGCAGTCTTGAGGTGATTCGCCAAGCGATCGCCAGTGATGTGTTTGACTACGTGAACTTGCACTGGTACTACATCAACCAACAAAATTGGCCTGCCATTCTAGACGCTCACGCCCGGGATATGGGGGTCTTTATCATTAGCCCTGCGGACAAAGGGGGAATGCTGTACAACCCACCCCCTCGCCTTTCCCAGCTATGCGCTCCGTTGAGTCCAATGGTCTTTAATGATCTCTTTTGTCTTTCGCATCCTCAGGTGCATACCCTCAGTGTGGGGGCAGCTCGCCCCAGTGACTTTGAGGCCCATCTCGAGGTCTTAAGCCTACTGAACCAAGCCGAGATGCTGCTGCCGCCGATTGTAGCGCGGCTAGAGCAGGCTGCCATTGAACGCCTTGGCGCTGATTGGTACCATACATGGCACCACGGGCTGCCCCCCTATCACCACACGCCCGGCGAGGTGAATATTCCTACGATTCTTTGGCTGTGGAACTTAGCCCAAGCCTACGACTTGGTGGACTATGCCCGTATGCGCTATAACCTACTCGGGAACGGCGGTCACTGGTTTCCGGGAGCTAATGCAGCTCACGTTGATCAGTTAGACCTCAGCGCCTGTTTAGCCAAGAGTCCCCATCGCCAAGCCATTCCTGCCATTCTCAAGAGCGCCCACCAACTGTTTGCGGGGGCGGCGCAAAAACGACTGTCACAAGCGTGA
- a CDS encoding bifunctional folylpolyglutamate synthase/dihydrofolate synthase — protein MPLTSTDAITSALAPYSRFGVRLGLEPIQELLSALGAPQERVPLIHVAGTNGKGSVCAYLDSVLRAAGYRTGRYTSPHLLSWCERICVDGTAIAVDDFLALIRRIEGVLPQLTYQPSQFELVTAAAWLYFAEQRVDIAVIEVGLGGRLDATNVCPPPLVSVITSIGWDHWQRLGNTLGAIAGEKAGILKSHRPAIIGPVPPEAQAVIQTRLEQLQCPAVWPEPAQWSARPGWATWRGIDYPLPLAGEMQLVNSALAIATVQELQQQGWSIAPEAIEMGMGQTRWPGRLQWLSWQGQGLLIDGAHNAPAAAYLRQYVDQLGWPTVTWVVGMLANKDHAGILQQLLRRGDRLWLVPVPAHQSADLDTLAALARQCCPEVAECRCFGSILEALAASPPHAVVCGSLYLIAVVLGVHRNGVLTAL, from the coding sequence GTGCCTTTAACGTCAACAGATGCCATTACATCAGCCCTCGCACCCTACAGTCGTTTTGGGGTGCGTTTGGGGCTAGAGCCTATCCAAGAACTCTTAAGTGCCCTCGGAGCACCGCAGGAGCGGGTTCCTTTGATCCATGTGGCAGGCACCAATGGTAAAGGCTCAGTCTGCGCCTACCTTGACAGTGTCCTGCGGGCGGCGGGCTATCGCACTGGTCGCTACACCTCGCCGCACCTGTTGAGTTGGTGTGAGCGCATTTGCGTTGATGGTACGGCAATTGCCGTGGACGATTTCTTAGCGCTGATTCGCCGGATCGAGGGGGTGCTACCCCAACTGACCTACCAGCCCAGCCAGTTTGAATTGGTCACTGCTGCAGCATGGCTGTATTTTGCTGAGCAGCGGGTGGACATTGCGGTTATCGAAGTGGGGCTGGGGGGACGGCTCGATGCCACCAACGTCTGCCCACCCCCCTTGGTGAGTGTGATTACCTCCATTGGCTGGGATCATTGGCAGCGCCTCGGCAATACCCTCGGGGCGATCGCCGGTGAAAAGGCGGGGATTCTCAAATCCCACCGACCCGCAATCATTGGACCAGTGCCACCAGAAGCGCAAGCGGTTATCCAAACTCGCCTCGAGCAGCTACAGTGCCCTGCGGTGTGGCCTGAGCCGGCTCAGTGGTCGGCGCGCCCCGGGTGGGCAACCTGGCGGGGGATTGACTATCCATTGCCCCTTGCTGGGGAGATGCAACTGGTGAATTCAGCGTTGGCGATCGCCACGGTGCAAGAACTCCAACAGCAGGGTTGGTCCATTGCGCCTGAGGCTATTGAAATGGGGATGGGGCAAACCCGCTGGCCAGGGCGACTGCAATGGTTATCTTGGCAGGGGCAAGGCCTTTTGATTGACGGTGCCCACAACGCGCCAGCAGCCGCCTATCTGCGGCAGTACGTGGATCAACTGGGGTGGCCGACAGTGACTTGGGTGGTGGGGATGCTGGCCAACAAAGATCACGCCGGGATTCTCCAGCAACTTCTGCGACGGGGCGATCGCCTCTGGCTGGTGCCTGTGCCTGCGCACCAGAGCGCCGACCTCGATACCTTAGCTGCGCTGGCACGCCAATGCTGTCCTGAGGTGGCAGAGTGTCGGTGTTTTGGCAGCATACTAGAGGCGTTAGCGGCATCTCCTCCCCATGCGGTTGTGTGTGGCTCCCTCTATCTCATTGCGGTTGTGCTAGGGGTTCACCGCAATGGTGTATTGACAGCGCTGTAG
- a CDS encoding DUF3318 domain-containing protein — translation MTSAASSVARSDLAELRRLKALLPPELQSWVMIEPASGVNPPLITCEEIGKDEVEIQIDLARWDQLAKDQRNLLFWHEVARIQNDTIPRDGWEMAALAIGLGGAVGELWVQDGLLLLLALGLCGFSGWRLYQRNNGEKVLKEAIAADERAIALATRFGYELPNAYKSLGSALKLLIEQSPNRRQRKRYELRLQALKKSAAKAKARMQNLQTDTLPQ, via the coding sequence ATGACCTCTGCTGCTTCCTCAGTGGCTCGCTCTGACTTAGCAGAATTGCGCCGCCTCAAGGCACTGCTACCGCCTGAACTGCAAAGCTGGGTAATGATTGAGCCGGCCAGTGGCGTGAACCCGCCTCTGATTACCTGCGAAGAAATTGGCAAGGATGAGGTGGAAATTCAGATCGACCTAGCGCGGTGGGATCAACTGGCAAAGGATCAACGTAATTTACTCTTTTGGCATGAGGTGGCGCGGATTCAAAATGACACTATTCCTCGCGACGGTTGGGAAATGGCGGCCTTAGCCATTGGCTTGGGTGGCGCCGTGGGTGAACTCTGGGTACAGGATGGTTTACTCCTGTTGCTGGCACTGGGACTGTGTGGCTTTTCTGGCTGGCGACTGTATCAACGTAATAACGGTGAAAAAGTTCTTAAGGAGGCGATCGCAGCAGATGAACGGGCGATCGCCCTCGCCACGCGGTTCGGCTACGAGCTGCCCAATGCCTACAAAAGTTTGGGCAGTGCCCTCAAACTACTCATTGAGCAAAGCCCCAACCGTCGCCAACGCAAACGCTATGAGCTACGCCTACAGGCGCTGAAAAAAAGTGCCGCCAAAGCCAAAGCCCGGATGCAAAACCTGCAAACTGACACCTTACCGCAGTAA
- a CDS encoding MORN repeat-containing protein encodes MYQQLQNTGITAQILHRLLHVPVKKVAIARKCSEYPVLTNLRCPSLALVRPRAIAPNSLVLALLGLGVLTLPLLPAMAQIAVYEGQRVTGDVTMTLPDGSTYQGELLNGRFNGQGILSMANGNRYEGEFRNGRYHGQGVLTYADGGRYEGGFVDGVFNGKGILELANGQRYEGNFQNGQFHGNGVLTFADGTRYEGKFEAGQYHGMGTLSFGDGTSYTGNFRNGLFDGQGVFTLPDGSRLVATWRNGRREPR; translated from the coding sequence ATGTATCAGCAATTACAAAATACCGGAATCACTGCCCAAATTCTGCATAGGTTGCTGCATGTGCCAGTTAAGAAAGTTGCAATTGCCCGCAAGTGTTCGGAGTATCCAGTGCTGACTAATTTGCGTTGCCCTAGCCTTGCCCTCGTCCGCCCTCGGGCGATCGCCCCCAACAGCCTTGTTCTTGCCCTGCTGGGGTTGGGGGTGTTAACGCTTCCTTTGCTCCCAGCGATGGCGCAAATTGCTGTTTATGAAGGTCAGCGGGTTACGGGGGATGTGACAATGACCCTTCCCGATGGCAGCACTTACCAAGGAGAACTCCTGAATGGTCGTTTTAACGGTCAAGGGATTCTCTCGATGGCTAACGGCAACCGCTACGAGGGGGAGTTTCGCAATGGTCGTTACCATGGCCAAGGAGTGCTGACCTATGCGGATGGGGGTCGCTACGAAGGCGGGTTTGTGGATGGGGTCTTCAATGGCAAAGGGATTTTAGAGCTGGCCAATGGTCAACGGTACGAAGGCAACTTCCAAAATGGCCAGTTTCATGGCAATGGCGTTTTAACTTTTGCCGATGGTACCCGCTACGAAGGCAAATTTGAAGCGGGTCAGTACCATGGAATGGGGACGCTATCCTTTGGGGATGGCACCAGCTATACGGGGAATTTTCGCAATGGCCTGTTCGATGGGCAAGGGGTGTTTACACTGCCCGACGGCTCCCGCTTGGTAGCAACATGGCGGAACGGTCGCCGCGAACCCCGCTAA